The following are encoded together in the Streptomyces rapamycinicus NRRL 5491 genome:
- a CDS encoding CehA/McbA family metallohydrolase, whose protein sequence is MQDSGPPPMQARGRGADWYRGDCHIHSVYSDGELTPEQLAADARAVGLDFIATTEHNSSGAHSAWGRHAADDFLVLLGEEVTTKTGHWLALGIAPGQVIDWDYRVGDRLIGRCLDQVRESGGLCVAAHPHAPYPSGSFMYPYQDLDVVEVWNGLWASDRPWNADNEAALAEWGRGLAEGIRAGCWQPAMGNSDTHLEGQIGIPHTVVFAEDLSMPAVLAGIRVGRSWIAESAAVDLSLTAVAAGHDAGIGERLATNGEPVMVRAHIRGVPSGTVSFHTDRGKVHHQALPDSGVGTAEWHTTWEDSAFVRIEVRHPHGHMAALTNPIVLT, encoded by the coding sequence ATGCAGGACTCGGGACCACCACCAATGCAAGCGCGTGGCCGAGGAGCCGACTGGTATCGCGGAGACTGCCACATCCACTCCGTGTACTCGGACGGCGAGCTCACTCCTGAGCAGCTGGCAGCCGATGCCCGCGCAGTGGGACTCGACTTCATCGCCACCACGGAACACAACTCCTCGGGCGCGCATAGTGCCTGGGGACGCCATGCCGCAGATGACTTCCTGGTCCTCCTGGGCGAGGAGGTGACCACCAAGACCGGGCACTGGCTCGCTCTCGGCATCGCCCCAGGGCAGGTGATCGACTGGGACTATCGCGTGGGGGACAGACTCATCGGCCGATGCCTGGACCAGGTCCGCGAATCCGGTGGACTGTGCGTGGCCGCGCATCCGCACGCGCCCTATCCCTCAGGCAGCTTCATGTACCCCTACCAGGACCTCGATGTGGTCGAGGTATGGAACGGACTGTGGGCGTCGGACCGGCCGTGGAACGCCGACAACGAGGCGGCCCTCGCCGAGTGGGGCCGAGGACTGGCGGAGGGAATACGCGCGGGGTGCTGGCAGCCGGCCATGGGCAACAGTGACACCCACCTCGAAGGTCAGATCGGCATCCCGCACACCGTGGTGTTCGCCGAGGATCTGAGCATGCCGGCCGTCCTCGCGGGAATCCGCGTGGGCCGCAGTTGGATCGCCGAATCGGCTGCCGTCGATCTGTCACTCACGGCCGTCGCCGCCGGCCACGACGCGGGCATCGGCGAACGCCTGGCAACCAATGGGGAACCCGTCATGGTGCGCGCGCACATACGCGGTGTCCCATCGGGGACCGTCAGCTTTCACACCGACCGGGGCAAAGTCCACCACCAAGCGCTGCCGGACTCAGGCGTGGGTACCGCCGAGTGGCACACGACCTGGGAAGACTCGGCGTTCGTCCGGATCGAGGTACGCCATCCGCATGGCCATATGGCTGCTCTCACCAACCCGATCGTGCTGACTTGA
- a CDS encoding M20 family metallopeptidase — protein sequence MDDADTWRGATDLARRLVRIDTRGGREAPAAALVADRLDAAGFDVRVEEPIPGRANVIARFGPAAPRVPVTFTGHLDTVPADPSGWSFDPMSGELRDGRLLGRGSSDMKAGVACQVEAAIRAARESPRDTAVQLILTFGEETGCHGAEQIDAASLTPTDLLIVAEPTGNRTVLGHKGVLWLAATARGVSAHGSRPELGRNAIAALAAAATRIHGHRDWPVSPTHGPATVNIGTFHAGEQPNLVPDHAEMRLDVRTVPGFGRDEAIAEIARLCGDGITLEPLLDLPGVATAPSAAATARELLAPGSSARPAEYATYFTDASVLTGRLGDPAVVVYGPGDPDQAHVTDESCSLAAMTESAEAMHRLLRRL from the coding sequence ATGGACGACGCGGACACCTGGCGCGGGGCGACGGACCTCGCGCGGCGGCTGGTGCGGATCGACACCCGGGGCGGCCGGGAGGCACCGGCCGCCGCACTGGTGGCGGACCGGCTGGACGCCGCCGGGTTCGACGTCCGGGTCGAGGAGCCGATACCCGGCCGGGCCAACGTCATCGCCCGGTTCGGGCCCGCGGCACCACGGGTGCCGGTCACCTTCACCGGACACCTGGACACCGTGCCCGCCGACCCGTCGGGCTGGTCGTTCGACCCGATGAGCGGCGAACTGCGCGACGGCCGGCTGCTCGGCCGCGGCAGCAGCGATATGAAGGCGGGCGTGGCCTGCCAGGTCGAAGCGGCGATACGAGCCGCCCGGGAAAGCCCGCGGGACACCGCCGTACAGCTGATCCTCACCTTCGGCGAGGAGACCGGCTGTCATGGGGCCGAGCAGATCGACGCGGCGTCGCTCACCCCCACCGACCTGCTCATCGTGGCCGAGCCGACCGGCAACCGGACCGTCCTCGGCCACAAGGGCGTGCTGTGGCTCGCCGCGACGGCCCGTGGCGTCTCCGCGCACGGTTCCCGCCCCGAGCTGGGCCGCAACGCGATCGCCGCGCTCGCCGCCGCGGCGACCAGGATCCACGGGCACCGTGACTGGCCGGTGAGCCCGACCCACGGCCCGGCCACGGTCAACATCGGCACGTTCCACGCGGGCGAGCAGCCCAACCTCGTACCGGACCACGCCGAGATGCGCCTGGACGTGCGCACCGTTCCCGGCTTCGGACGGGACGAGGCGATCGCGGAGATCGCCCGCCTGTGCGGCGACGGCATCACCCTGGAACCGCTCCTGGACCTGCCCGGCGTCGCCACCGCCCCGTCGGCCGCCGCCACCGCGCGGGAACTCCTGGCCCCCGGCTCCTCGGCCCGCCCGGCCGAGTACGCGACCTACTTCACCGACGCCTCGGTGCTGACCGGCCGACTCGGCGACCCGGCGGTGGTGGTGTACGGACCGGGCGACCCGGATCAGGCCCATGTCACCGATGAATCCTGCTCGCTGGCCGCCATGACCGAGTCCGCGGAGGCGATGCACCGGCTGCTGCGGCGCTTGTAG
- a CDS encoding LacI family DNA-binding transcriptional regulator: protein MQRVTIAQVAERAGVSTATVSRVLSRRGQVSAAVERKVRRAADDLGYQVNVIARALRNSRTDTVGMVVPSITNPFFTSLVESVEHALGKEGKELFLCDARSDPRIEARRLASLAARNVDGIIVSPSHGVDSRPAVQQTADRLPLVQLDRFVDGTTTDWVGVDDVAAMRQVMDHLHDGGARSAAFIGSLMTHSSTEQRFAGFRRRAEELNIEVKPDQVLLGDYSVEWGEAAVARLIAEGGLPDALVCADDLIGLGATRACRAHGFAVPQRVQVTGYDDIEFSRLAEPALTTVHQPRDRIAAEAVRLLAAASLAKDAERGPHARISLVPTLVVRDSTRATPAPPDRI from the coding sequence TTGCAACGGGTCACGATCGCTCAGGTCGCCGAGCGGGCCGGTGTCTCCACCGCCACCGTGTCGCGGGTGCTCTCCCGCCGGGGCCAGGTCTCGGCCGCGGTCGAACGCAAGGTCCGCCGCGCCGCCGACGACCTGGGCTACCAGGTCAATGTCATCGCCAGGGCACTGCGCAACAGTCGTACCGACACCGTGGGGATGGTCGTGCCCAGCATCACCAACCCGTTCTTCACTTCCCTGGTGGAGAGCGTGGAGCACGCCCTCGGGAAGGAGGGCAAGGAGCTGTTCCTGTGCGACGCGCGCTCCGACCCGCGGATCGAGGCGCGCCGGCTGGCCTCGCTCGCCGCGCGCAACGTCGACGGCATCATCGTCAGCCCGAGCCACGGCGTCGACAGCCGGCCCGCCGTCCAGCAGACCGCGGACCGGCTGCCGCTCGTCCAGCTCGACCGCTTCGTCGACGGCACCACCACCGACTGGGTGGGCGTCGACGACGTCGCCGCGATGCGGCAGGTCATGGACCACCTCCACGACGGCGGGGCGCGGTCGGCGGCCTTCATCGGCTCGCTGATGACCCACTCCTCCACGGAGCAGCGGTTCGCCGGGTTCCGGCGGCGCGCCGAGGAGCTGAACATCGAGGTGAAGCCGGATCAGGTGCTGCTCGGCGACTACAGCGTGGAGTGGGGCGAGGCCGCCGTGGCCCGGCTGATCGCGGAGGGCGGCCTGCCGGACGCGCTCGTATGCGCCGATGACCTGATCGGGCTCGGGGCCACCCGCGCCTGCCGGGCCCACGGTTTCGCGGTGCCCCAGCGGGTGCAGGTGACCGGCTACGACGACATCGAGTTCTCCCGGCTGGCCGAACCGGCCCTGACCACGGTCCATCAGCCCCGCGACCGGATCGCCGCGGAGGCGGTACGGCTGCTGGCCGCGGCGAGTTTGGCCAAGGACGCCGAGCGCGGCCCGCACGCGCGGATATCACTCGTGCCGACCCTGGTGGTGCGCGACAGCACCCGGGCCACTCCGGCGCCTCCGGACCGCATATGA
- a CDS encoding BtpA/SgcQ family protein: MTTSGSTSGLGVFPPRPNAVNELFGTPKVVIGVVHLPPLPGSPHYEGAPLDEICAFAVEEARAYLEGGCHGLIVENHWDIPFLKPGEHGYETSAAMAVVTDRVRHAVLEGAGGRLGVSVLSNAAECSIASAWSGGGGFVRVNQWANAYVANEGIIEGQSAHASRYRSRIGAGPVKVFADVHVKHGSHAIVADRTLAEQTEDAEFFGADVLIATGSRTGDAASLEEVEGISAHTTLPVVIGSGITAGNIGGLLPACDGVIVASSVKDNGRWWGRVDRAKVRELTTAAAKAGVVLP; encoded by the coding sequence ATGACGACGTCCGGGAGCACGAGCGGCCTTGGGGTGTTCCCGCCCCGGCCGAACGCGGTCAACGAGCTGTTCGGCACCCCGAAGGTCGTCATCGGCGTGGTGCACCTGCCGCCGCTGCCCGGCAGCCCGCATTACGAGGGCGCCCCGCTGGACGAGATCTGCGCCTTCGCGGTCGAGGAGGCGCGGGCCTATCTGGAGGGCGGCTGCCACGGGCTGATCGTGGAGAACCACTGGGACATCCCGTTCCTCAAACCGGGCGAACACGGTTATGAGACATCGGCGGCGATGGCCGTGGTGACCGACCGGGTGCGGCACGCCGTGCTGGAGGGGGCCGGCGGCAGGCTCGGGGTCAGCGTGCTTTCCAATGCCGCCGAGTGCTCCATCGCCTCCGCCTGGTCCGGCGGCGGCGGATTCGTACGGGTCAACCAGTGGGCCAATGCCTATGTCGCCAACGAAGGCATCATCGAGGGCCAGTCGGCACACGCCAGCCGCTATCGCAGCCGGATCGGCGCCGGTCCGGTCAAGGTCTTCGCCGATGTGCACGTCAAGCACGGTTCGCACGCCATCGTCGCCGACCGCACCCTGGCCGAACAGACCGAGGACGCGGAGTTCTTCGGCGCCGATGTGCTGATCGCCACCGGCTCCCGGACCGGGGACGCCGCCTCACTGGAGGAGGTCGAGGGCATCTCCGCCCACACCACCCTGCCGGTGGTGATCGGCTCCGGTATCACCGCGGGCAACATCGGCGGCCTGCTGCCCGCCTGCGACGGAGTGATCGTCGCGTCCTCGGTGAAGGACAACGGCCGCTGGTGGGGCCGGGTCGACCGGGCCAAGGTCCGCGAGCTGACCACCGCGGCGGCCAAGGCCGGAGTGGTGCTCCCGTGA
- a CDS encoding carbohydrate kinase family protein, with translation MIVFCGYANIDLTVGVPALPAPGDRVQATAIRQGHGGMAANASAAAARAGADAWFAGVVGPEPRSTAFLAALAADGVRTDWTARTGTLTTAVVLLTPDGERAVISQDDELDARHIIRTVRAAREAGADWLYLDGYRFPEAAAALAEAAADADADAPPGAPGPGLVVDLDGCDRAEAMRTALSAADHAVVGRPLAVALLGGEPALAQAAADHDVHLVVTDGSRGWTLLTPAGERHDGPAIEIDTVDATGAGDCFTGAYCAELDRGRSPLEAARFAAVAAGLSCTRPGARDGLPDRRAIESWLAAHPHPTPGTPEPTRTR, from the coding sequence GTGATCGTCTTCTGCGGGTACGCCAACATCGACCTGACCGTCGGTGTGCCGGCGCTGCCCGCTCCCGGTGACCGCGTGCAGGCGACCGCCATCCGCCAGGGCCACGGCGGGATGGCCGCCAACGCCTCGGCGGCCGCGGCCCGGGCGGGGGCCGACGCGTGGTTCGCCGGTGTGGTCGGACCGGAGCCGCGGAGCACGGCGTTCCTGGCCGCACTCGCCGCCGACGGGGTACGCACCGACTGGACCGCCCGCACCGGCACCCTCACCACCGCCGTCGTACTGCTCACCCCGGACGGCGAACGCGCCGTGATCAGCCAGGACGACGAGCTGGACGCCCGGCACATCATCCGTACGGTACGGGCCGCGCGCGAGGCCGGGGCGGACTGGCTCTACCTCGACGGCTACCGCTTCCCCGAGGCCGCCGCCGCACTGGCCGAGGCCGCCGCCGACGCCGACGCCGACGCCCCGCCCGGTGCGCCCGGACCGGGCCTGGTGGTGGACCTCGACGGCTGCGACCGGGCGGAGGCGATGCGCACCGCGCTGTCCGCGGCCGATCACGCCGTCGTCGGCCGGCCGCTGGCCGTCGCGCTGCTGGGCGGAGAACCGGCCCTGGCCCAAGCCGCCGCCGACCATGACGTCCATCTGGTCGTGACCGACGGTTCGCGCGGCTGGACCCTGCTGACCCCGGCCGGTGAACGCCACGACGGTCCGGCGATCGAGATCGACACGGTCGACGCCACCGGGGCCGGAGACTGCTTCACCGGCGCGTACTGCGCCGAACTTGACCGGGGCCGGTCGCCGCTGGAGGCGGCGCGCTTCGCCGCCGTCGCCGCCGGCCTGTCCTGTACCCGGCCCGGCGCCCGTGACGGGCTGCCCGACCGGCGGGCCATCGAATCCTGGCTCGCGGCCCACCCCCACCCCACTCCCGGAACCCCGGAGCCGACCCGCACCAGGTAG
- a CDS encoding substrate-binding domain-containing protein — protein sequence MRQKVTAVVALGLLLTTVGCDTQARREMAAEKKTTEQGPPPPAEVARSCTVRGHAPKIGIVPINLQALFFNQINTGARTVARKAGVKTQIVNGNDDSATQANAIDDLVANHYDAIIVDAVDTEGIKPAIRRAKAAGVPVVAVDATVDDPAVSTQVGVGNAEGGRRIGEALLKTAGNRGGIGVVGALNSTIQNERQKGFTSTVTAKGMKIQNVVDGRNIQENAQTAAENLLTRDPGLKYAYATGEPALIGLAAAVVSQHRTKDLKVVGWDLSSQAVDGLRAGWITGVLQQNTFRFGYEAMNSAIDLACGRTTRRQVPVPTQLVTPDNVKNYLYYLEK from the coding sequence ATGCGCCAGAAAGTGACGGCCGTGGTCGCGCTGGGCCTGCTGCTGACGACCGTCGGCTGCGACACCCAGGCCCGCCGCGAGATGGCGGCCGAGAAGAAGACCACCGAGCAGGGCCCGCCGCCGCCCGCGGAGGTCGCCCGCTCCTGTACCGTACGCGGCCACGCTCCGAAGATCGGTATCGTGCCCATCAACCTCCAGGCGCTGTTCTTCAACCAGATCAACACCGGCGCCCGGACCGTGGCCCGCAAGGCCGGGGTGAAGACCCAGATCGTCAACGGCAACGACGACTCCGCCACCCAGGCCAACGCCATCGACGACCTGGTGGCCAACCACTACGACGCCATCATCGTGGACGCGGTCGACACCGAGGGCATCAAGCCCGCCATCCGCCGGGCCAAGGCGGCGGGCGTGCCGGTCGTCGCCGTGGACGCCACCGTCGACGACCCCGCGGTCTCCACCCAGGTCGGCGTCGGCAACGCGGAAGGCGGCCGGCGGATCGGCGAGGCCCTGCTGAAGACGGCCGGCAACCGCGGTGGGATCGGCGTCGTCGGCGCGCTCAACAGCACCATCCAGAACGAGCGGCAGAAAGGATTCACCAGCACCGTCACCGCCAAGGGCATGAAGATCCAGAACGTGGTCGACGGCCGCAACATCCAGGAGAACGCCCAGACCGCCGCCGAGAACCTGCTCACCCGCGACCCCGGCCTGAAGTACGCCTACGCCACCGGCGAGCCCGCCCTGATCGGCCTGGCCGCCGCCGTGGTCAGCCAGCACCGCACCAAGGACCTCAAGGTCGTCGGATGGGACCTGTCCAGCCAGGCCGTCGACGGGCTGCGGGCCGGCTGGATCACCGGTGTGCTGCAGCAGAACACCTTCCGGTTCGGCTACGAGGCCATGAATTCCGCGATCGACCTGGCCTGCGGCCGCACCACCCGCCGGCAAGTGCCCGTTCCCACCCAGCTGGTGACCCCGGACAACGTCAAGAACTACCTCTACTACCTGGAGAAGTGA